The nucleotide window AAATCACCTCCAAACACGATAACTTTTCCTCCAAATGGAAAATCTGATGGTAATCCTCCTGGCCCACGCATGCATCACGCATACTTTTGTCAAGAGCttcaaaacaatgtttgctcaCCATTGGGGCTTCATCCTATATGATTAACTTTGTCCTTTCTAACAATGCCGTTAAATCGCTACCTGGTTGAATACCTCTACACATAGAATCTTGAGTTATACTCAATGGTATCCCGAACCTAGAGTGAACAGTTCTTCCCATCAGAAGGAGAAGTAATACATTGCCACTTAAAGCAACAGGAAGCACAATGTCACCTTTGGAACAAATGGATGCACATAATGTCCTCCACATGAGGAAAAGTTTGTCATTCGTGTTAACCGGTGGTCCCCTTCTCTCAACCtacctaaaaataaaaaataaaaaataaaaatctagtCTCTATACTCCGAGCCTCCACTCCTAATGCGGCTGCATTCAACTGTTGAAGGTTAAAGTACCGCCGCCTTAAACCAAGTAAATTGGTATCCATGTTATGCAGTCTCGCCCAATCGCAGCTCATAGTCGCGGCATTCTAATCTCACTTTCCAGGTTACGTACTTTACTTATCCTTTTCTACCTCCCATTAAATTTCTCTGTAACTGTTTCTGGTGATTTTTTGATTGTTAATTCATTCTATGTTGTTAAATTTGATGGGTGTCTTGAATAATGATCAAATGAATCCTCAGAGTTAATGGGTCATTTTAATTCAGCAATTAGATTTCAAGGTTTTATTTTGTGTTTGTGCTTTTGGGTTTTGATTGATGTTGCAGCTTAtggtttaattttatttgttgaaaacCTAGAACTAGTAGCTAAAGATGAAGATCTTCTTAAAGGATGATGATAATATGGGTTcattttttgttgattatgttgAAAATTTGAAGTAATATGCAAACCCCATTTGAGTAGTGTCTGTGTTTGATTCTTAAAGGATAAATGTGTTGCTATGTTCATTGATTAATTGGTAAAGTTTTAAACTTAACAGTATTTAGTTTTCTTGAATAAtaatttgtttgattaatctGTTGTATTACAATGTATTTGAGTTCATATAATAAACACTGCTAACATGCTAAAAATGTAAGAAATTTCTGAGAGACTATTGAAATCTTTGTAGTGATCTGAAGATTGAAGGGTGAGGGAAAGAACCGAAGGTCTCACTGATAACGAGTGTTGAGATTGTTTAAATACTCGGAATGAAATTCATGAAGCCGCCTTGCGAAAATAAAATTTCGTAAGATACATCTGTAGTTTTGCCTCTCAGAGCATAGTTTGAATCTTCATTGTGTATCTTGTGATTTCTAGATACCTAATGTATCTTCTTTTATGTGCCCAACTTCAAACGATACGTTTGATTTGAAGTTGAATCCTGGCAGTTTGGCATTGTGATTGATATTGCCCAATCTTAGATTTGTTTATGCTGTTGATTGACATATCGTGATGGGATTATGGCTTTGTCATTGTTGTATAAGTTGTGCTTCTATGCTTATGTTATCTCTGTTTCTCCTGTGTACTTGCTCTAGGTAGCTATAGGGGGTGTTTGGCTATTGGCTGTTAACTGTTGCTTGTTGGCTTTTTtaagttggcttgtttgactagCTGGAATTattggttgtttttgttgacttttaagTTAGCTGGAAAAGCTAGCTGTTTGTGgagatgtttgataaatttgagtatctGTTGGttttttattagagaaaaatggGCTGATAAGCCAAAAACTAACCAAAAAAGCTAACTGgagtaacttttttattttggcttaaaagccaactTTTCATTTACTTTAAAAGCTATTTACTAAACACtttttttggctgtttgaccGACCAATAAGCCAAAAGCCTACCAAAAAGCTAAGAACCAAACACCCCATAAGGTTTTTGTACAAAAAGAGTTAACACCTTTGTTTTACTAGGCAGGCGCCTACAACAGCTTCAGAAAGGCTTCCAAACATTAGGCATAGAACCCTTTACTGTAATGGATTCATCAGAGCGTTATTGCTATGAACCAACTCTTCATTGGAATCCTCAGGTCGAAGAATACTTCGTCAAGGCATATGGGGCTGAACATTTTCGTAGTATCTCTAAAGCCCTTACTCGGCCTTCTTGTTACTCTTGTATACGTGTTAACATCCTGAAGACAACGAGCGATGCGGTCATTGAGAAGCTGTTGGCAATGCAACATGGAGCAGACGGCAGATCCATAGACAAGGATCTCATACACAAGTGCCCAATACCTGGGCTAGACTATGTTGTCTTTGTCCGAGGCTCAGGACCTCACAAAATTGAGTATAACTATGCTCCTCAACAGCCCTTTAAGGAAGTTATTGTAAGCCGCAAATGTGCTGAGTCTGTTCTTCGAGGTGCTCAGGTTTATGTCCCTGGTGTTTTAGCATGTAGCGGTCATGTTGAAAAAGGAGATCGTGTTGCCGTTTCTGTTGCCATCGAGCAACCCCAGCCTGACGGTAAATGGAGCACTGGAATAACACGCGGGATTGTCCTCCGAGGCTCGGAGACAGATCCTCAATATATTCAGCGAATGGGCCTGTATATTGGCCAAGGAACTACAATGCTATCTAGGGCTGGGATTTTCCGAGCATTGGAAGGTGTTGCTGTTTCTATGAGTAATACAGTTTTTGATCTTCCTTCTTTTAACAATGTGCTCGAGGGCGAGATTTTTCTCCAGAACCTTCCTAGTATCGTCGCTGCTCATGCCCTAGATCCTCAGAGAGGTGAACGGGTTTTGGACATGTGCGCGGCTCCTGGTGGTAAAACGACAGCCATTGCTATGCTTATGAGAGATGAAGGCGAGGTGGTTGCTGCAGATCGGTCACACAACAAGGTCATCGATGTTCAAAATTTGGCTGACGAGATGGGTTTAAAGTCGATAGTTACATACAAGTTAGATGCTTTGAAGTCTGTTGCTAAAAATATAATCGACTCGACTGAAGATATTTCAACTTCCAAGTCTTCTATTGTTGAAGAAAAGCTGAACAATGATATCTCACATGGTAATGGACAAATACCCATCGACACATGTAACAGTAAGACTAAACAAAGAACCAAAAACGGGCCAGGAAAGAACCATTTCAATGGTGGTAGAGTTGAAAAATCCAAAGGATTTGCTCCGAATAGTTTTGATAGAGTTCTCCTTGACGCCCCCTGTTCCGCTCTTGGATTAAGACCTCGTTTATTTGCTGGCGAGGAAACCTTAGAATCTTTGAGGAATCATGGGAAATACCAAAGGAGGATGTTTGATCAAGCAGTGCAACTAGTTCGTCCTGGAGGAGTTCTCGTATATTCGACATGTACAATAAATCCCGGTGAAAATGAGGCTGTCGTGCGCTATGCTCTTGATACATACAAGTTTCTCTCGCTTGCACCCCAACACCCGAAAGTAGGTGGCTCGGGCCTGCTTGGTCGATGTGACTTATCTGATGGGTATGTTGAGGAATGGTTAAGACCCGGGGAAGAGGAACTTGTGCAGAGGTTTGATCCGTCTTCATCCGACACAATCGGGTTTTTTATCGCCAAGTTCAATGTCGGCTGTAAAGACACGAGTTAGAATCTTTCCGCGATTTTTCCTGGAAAGAAAATCAAGATACCATGAACAGGTAGATTACTGAATCTTAGTGGTTTTAGTTTCTAACTTGCAATGCTTTTGGATATTGAACAATTTAGACATAATTCTTGTTGGGTTATCAATTATCATATTGATTTGTTGGTAACAGTTCATAACGGGCAGAGTACCAAATTATGTTCTTTGTAGGAAAGAACTCGACTCATAATTTTCTTAATGATAATCTCTGACATAATTTAAACTTGTGTAATTAGAAGGGTTTGCAATTGCTTGAAGGTTTAGTTGGGTTGatatttttgacataattttgaACTTGTGTATTAAAATCATAGACTCATAAATCATCATTCATATCTCCTCCCAATTTCTTTCATGTATAAACACTTAGCattaaaaatagcaaaaattcttaatcaatcaccgtgatttgtaaatcaccacaaaaagataaataatgataacaaaataaataaaacaaaaaaaaaaaataaataaaaataacaaaactttCACCCTATTAAATCCTACCACATAAGGGTGATTTGTTAATCtcacaaataaccgttatttactaaaactttttccaaaaataGAGAGAATTATAATTTATGCATTCCGAGTTTAGTTATATTTATCCATCGGATAAACTATCTACTACTAACAGATATCAAGAAATAGTAAAGTCCAACTCCCTACTAAGAATTATATCTTATTTGTCTATAAGTAGCAGATAATTTGCCCACCAGAAATAATAAGTGTTTTCATATATTCTTCAATTCAAATATCCTTAATGGATTTCATCAATAATTAAGACTTTACCTCACAAAGTTGACTAAAAACAAATGTAATTAATTATCCAAggctattaaaaaaataaaataccttATCAGAATATTTCATTTCACACTTCTAATGAGAAGTGTTGTTTATGAGAAGTGTTGTTTAAAGTACATTATTGACTAATTGTACATTCACAATTTTGCAAGTCAAAGTGACCGTGTGTGCTCAACTTCAAAATTCTAAATCATGATTATGTATCAATAactccggtttttttttttcaaccagCTCAATATATTTGTcagattatttatatatagtgttatatataattaaaaactattaaaatttaatattatgaaaatatgtgataaaatgaaagaaaaaatctCACATGACATTGTTTTTTGTTGTATAATAGTCGTAATATGTAAAATATCATAGAATGACTAAAGTTAAGTTTCTAAGAAAAGGAAGTAAATGTAATTAACGGTAGTATAAAAATACTCACCTGTTTCACTTATTTTACAAGttttaagttaaaaaattttcacattGAAATATTCTTAATTGAGTGGGACAGGGAAATATTAATACTCTTTTGCGTAAAATTTTTACTCAATAATCTATCTAATTATCTTAAAAAAACCCGATTTCTATCCATTGAAAtaagaacaaataaaattagtctatcaaaattaaatttataaatctaCTATTAATggattatcaaaataatatgaCTAATGACTTTAACTCATAAACTTGAATATTAAGAGAGATACAGAGAGAAAGGAACGTTTTGGAGTAAtactctattttaatttttgttataaaaattgtgacatattattattatcacgtaaagttaaaattataatattgattttgtgtaccaataatttttattggaaACACCTTgtaaattacttttaaatttacTGATATTATAACTTCTGGCTAAAACGGTTCACCAGagtttttttttgacattaatGCACTTTCATTACTTCACCTAATATGCTTTGACTAATAAGGCTAGTTTTGTTTTATTcgattttatatatttcatgttTGGTCAAAGAAACATGATTTTATaaatcacaaattctcaaattaaattaagatacttattttttaaatcggACAACATATATACTTTGTTTGTGTGAATATTTAATTTGGAGAACACgaaaataaacatttattttaaaacgtggagaatatataaattatcaatttaCCATGCACATCCAcataaaaattacttttaaataattatgCATATTAGGATATCAAATGAATGTGACTTATTATTTCCTCGatgtttttttctatttatttttttcagatcccaacataaatttaaaaattaaattattttaaataaatttttttaaaaattataaaaaaatatttttgaaaaataagtattaaattgaatctattaattaaattttacatGAAGTTTTTTTATATAGAGTTTAgagtagaaaaaaaaacaaaagaagtatTTAAAATATCTAATTGTAAAATCAAATTCTACCAAAAATGAGAATTGCATATATATATGAACATGAACTTGACAGATGAATAGATATTGTTTGGTACCGTGCCACATCAAAACCCAACGTAGATAATCCACCAACTCATTGTGTTGATTAAATAAGAATGAAAGAGACCGATTAATTCTACTACTGCACCTTATAACTTAAATATATTAGTTTGTTTGAATCATATAATATTTTCTCATATAGATAGAAGGCAGACCTTTCACGGTGCTTTAACCCCATCTTAATGTATTTGCCCCTACTTTTTAGgagtaatttcaattattaaaGTTTTCAATATTTCCTGCCTTGATTttcaaatcgaaaaatttacGACAGTTTAATAAATGTGATTTTAGTCTTCTATTTTTATTGTGCATAATATCTTAATGTCTCATTCACAAGTCTATGTGTTTCTCATCACTCTCTGACTCACACtctttaaatttaaagttaGTTTACGATATTTTTTGTGTACTAAATTCATATAAGATTAATTTAATCATAAGGAAAGAGAATAATTTAGGTTTTGTTTGATAGttgaataaatttttaagaACTGTGTCAACCTAAATTATTGAAGTCATGGCATATAATCATTTTTGAGTTtgaaatatttagcatatgaaaAAGGGTTTAACTATTCAATTGAAATACTCTCATTGTCTCATGAAATGCCCCATTGAAAgtaatattttatgaaaaaaataagaaaaatacatAATCAGTTAAACGTGTGGATCAAAATTAAAGAATATTTAAGtatgactaaaaataaaaataaagtaaatttaatgggatagtttaaaaaaaaagtgaggCAAATTTCTTAAAACagacaaataatattaaatttcaattatgataTTTTATGAGTTTAGATTATAAGCGAAAATAATATATGTACgtctttgatttgcatttttCTTGTAGATTAAATATATAGATGGCATCTAATGATCCAAAAATACCAACAATCAGTGATTAACtatatatttgtgataaaaGTCAAAGAGAATGATGAATGTTAAAACTTtagtttatttcttaatttttaagctCTATAGAATTAttgtatattaaaaataatataatgtcGTCATTAGTAAAAATTGAGGaaactaattttaatataaagaaAAAGTTGAGGAACAACATAATCTATATAGGCAATTACTAGAATTAATTAGTAGAATACCATATCTCATTTttctaaacaaactaaaaacataaaataactaCTCTCCCATgtttcttaattttaaatttcttaatttaaaaattaataactagaaagaaattgaaaataatataatgtCATCATCAGTACATAAAAAGTGGAATTGgatatttttgttttggtaaaattaatctcaaaaaaatatttatcatgATAATCGACAATTAActcaaaaattgaataaaacaaattaaaaaaagaattagcAAACTCAATTACAAAAACATtaaatattgatcaagaagCAATTCTTGAGTCAAACCCAGAATCATTCAAAATATTAAACATTTGACAGGTCTACCAACTACACATCTCATCAAgcatggaaaaaaaattatacttaaaaaGATATTATTTGTACACAGCATAGTATGTTGATTTGTCGGATCGTTTATATCAAGATTTATACAcaactaaaaaattataaaaatttaaaagtatgAGAATATTCGacgaaacaaataaaacaattttattattattatattttttctcgtataataactgtaatatataaaatattatagaataataaataatgcacAGATTAATTTGGATGTAAGTAAAAAGAAGTACTAAGTATATTCATGTTAAAATCCAGCTATACCTACTGCTATATATACACATTCATGTAATAATACACAAAATTTGTATAcacataaataattatataatactaataatacaaTCGATTATCCAAGgttgtataaattgaaaattagtaTAATGTGAAGTGAATCATGACTTAAACATGGtagaatttaaattttgtctCAATATAAAAGTGattgaactaaaacaaaaattaaagacaaagaatcaaaaaaaatttcttacaATATTATCCCATCTCATATTTACATGAACACTATCAAGTGTCAATCCTAAAACAATTGATGATTATTACTCTTTGAGCTAAtcattaatttcaaaaaattactcTTGTCagacattttttttacattctCAAAACAAATAACTCATATGCTGataattgtattaattgagTTATATATTCAGCCTATGTATAAAGAGTGTCTAAAGGTGAAACTATCACACGTGTTAAAAAGGCAGTTCAATGCACAAAAGCTAATCATTGATCTTATTAATGCCTGTGCTAGGAGCTGAAGGTGGCGAGTTCGAACCTTTAGGAAGCATACTAAAGAACAATGATGATGACCTATTCTTTACCGGCGGAACCAGCTTTCCGGCAGCCTTTAAAGTGTTTTGTTCCGAAACACCGTCGGAATTTTTACAATTAAGCAAGTGTCTTGCAGAAGAAGTACTTGACATGATCAAAAGAGAAATAGTAAAGAATACAACCCATTTTAAGACCTTGTTTTTGCATAAATTTGACATATTTTCGAGACTCAGAGAGGTTGCCCTTGTGGGTTTTCGACTTTGTTTATGAGGAAAGGAAgatgtaattttaaaatattgttgtAGATTTGGTGTACAGAATGAAGATAAAGAGATGAAATGGGGAAGGGTTAAAGACGGGTTTAATATGAAGGAATATAAGGTAGTGTGGTTTGGTAAAGGGAAACAAGTGGGGGTTTTTAGATTGAAATTGTCAAACTATACTTCCCTTTAGAATTTGctccattttataattttttttgaaataatttgtGAATCAGAGTCTTAAAGTTTAACATTTTtacaaattatagttttaatatttattttttgctaattataattattaaagtattaAAGTTTATAGGATCAGACAAAAAATATAGAACTCTAATCACTTAACCTATAATCCAGACTACTTAAATGGTTGGGATTCTGTATTTTGATCTAAATCGGTAAATTTTGATACGTTGGTGGCtgtaatttgtaaaaaatatacattaaggaTGTAATGGGAAAAAGTGCTAAACATTAAAGTTGTAATAGGAAATTATTTATACATTGGTGGCtgtaatttgtaaaaaataaacattaagaatgTAATTAGAAAAAATGCTAAACTTTAAAGTTGTAATaggaaattatttaaatttttgataaaaaaaatatttaatatgtaCAAAACTCTAAAAGATAGAGTAGTATTATAAAGGAGAAGGTGTTCAAAGGAAGGAAAATCATAGAAAAAATCCGCAAATTTCACGGGGCACGCGCCAGTCACGCGCCTATAGTTTGACTAGTATGAGTATAATAAGAATCCATATGTGATCTTGAGTCGACTTTCCTATCACTCCTTTTtgttttgctattttttttttgttttgatgtatTACTTTAGTGACTTTTTAGTCATGCATGTATTTAGTTGGTTTTTAGCTTTTGGTATTTTGATTGGttaaattgttcaaaaattaatttttaagctaaaaattaagaaatagtCTAAGTAAATAATggtaatttataatattatcaaaaaaaattaatagggtGGTGCTATTAAGATTTAATatatctttttttgttttatttactttattggtatttatttttttcttttgtgatgATTAACTAATAACGGTGATTCATTAGGAATTTTTGAAAGATTAAAGGATAatataaatagtttttttatttttggacagaAAAATTTCATTGAACCAACCAAGACATACATCGCAGAAAACAAAGGGCCAACCAACTCTTTTATAGTACATTAGTGTGAAAATGGagcccaccttctaggaagggttgaACCAtctcactcttcatgtgcataaAGAGAGAAAAACACCTCAAAAGAAAAGCAAAACAGTACAAGCTCAAAATCTAAAAAGCTCTGAAAACCAACTTTGGCAGCTCTCCAAAGGATAGAGGCTGACAAGTCGAATCCTCACATTATGGATGATCCTCCTGATGACAACATCAATACTACTCATGTGAAGTTGCCACACAGCTTCATTCCGAGTTCTCCAAATCATATAAGAGAGGCTACAAAGACAGGTAAGAATCAACGATCTTCTATCTCTAGATCCCTTCCACTTCTGAATGGCAAGCTGATGTAGATTGTTAGAAAAACGAACTTTAAGCCAATCCTATAACCTGTGCAAACAAAGCATACTAAATGGACATTGAAAATACAAATGCTCAATAGATTCGGGGAAGGTATTGCACATAGGGCAAATATTGGTGGTTAACACTCCCATCGTGACAAGTTTATCCCTCGTTCTGAGCTTCCCACACATGATAAGCCATAGTATAAAACGTGCCCTAGGGATGGAAGCTCTGTTCCACACAAacttgtcccatttgacttGAGGGGTTAAGTTAAGAACA belongs to Amaranthus tricolor cultivar Red isolate AtriRed21 chromosome 17, ASM2621246v1, whole genome shotgun sequence and includes:
- the LOC130804310 gene encoding rRNA (cytosine-C(5))-methyltransferase NOP2C isoform X1, yielding MQSRPIAAHSRGILISLSRRLQQLQKGFQTLGIEPFTVMDSSERYCYEPTLHWNPQVEEYFVKAYGAEHFRSISKALTRPSCYSCIRVNILKTTSDAVIEKLLAMQHGADGRSIDKDLIHKCPIPGLDYVVFVRGSGPHKIEYNYAPQQPFKEVIVSRKCAESVLRGAQVYVPGVLACSGHVEKGDRVAVSVAIEQPQPDGKWSTGITRGIVLRGSETDPQYIQRMGLYIGQGTTMLSRAGIFRALEGVAVSMSNTVFDLPSFNNVLEGEIFLQNLPSIVAAHALDPQRGERVLDMCAAPGGKTTAIAMLMRDEGEVVAADRSHNKVIDVQNLADEMGLKSIVTYKLDALKSVAKNIIDSTEDISTSKSSIVEEKLNNDISHGNGQIPIDTCNSKTKQRTKNGPGKNHFNGGRVEKSKGFAPNSFDRVLLDAPCSALGLRPRLFAGEETLESLRNHGKYQRRMFDQAVQLVRPGGVLVYSTCTINPGENEAVVRYALDTYKFLSLAPQHPKVGGSGLLGRCDLSDGYVEEWLRPGEEELVQRFDPSSSDTIGFFIAKFNVGCKDTS
- the LOC130804310 gene encoding rRNA (cytosine-C(5))-methyltransferase NOP2C isoform X2: MKFMKPPCENKISRLQQLQKGFQTLGIEPFTVMDSSERYCYEPTLHWNPQVEEYFVKAYGAEHFRSISKALTRPSCYSCIRVNILKTTSDAVIEKLLAMQHGADGRSIDKDLIHKCPIPGLDYVVFVRGSGPHKIEYNYAPQQPFKEVIVSRKCAESVLRGAQVYVPGVLACSGHVEKGDRVAVSVAIEQPQPDGKWSTGITRGIVLRGSETDPQYIQRMGLYIGQGTTMLSRAGIFRALEGVAVSMSNTVFDLPSFNNVLEGEIFLQNLPSIVAAHALDPQRGERVLDMCAAPGGKTTAIAMLMRDEGEVVAADRSHNKVIDVQNLADEMGLKSIVTYKLDALKSVAKNIIDSTEDISTSKSSIVEEKLNNDISHGNGQIPIDTCNSKTKQRTKNGPGKNHFNGGRVEKSKGFAPNSFDRVLLDAPCSALGLRPRLFAGEETLESLRNHGKYQRRMFDQAVQLVRPGGVLVYSTCTINPGENEAVVRYALDTYKFLSLAPQHPKVGGSGLLGRCDLSDGYVEEWLRPGEEELVQRFDPSSSDTIGFFIAKFNVGCKDTS
- the LOC130804310 gene encoding rRNA (cytosine-C(5))-methyltransferase NOP2C isoform X3; amino-acid sequence: MDSSERYCYEPTLHWNPQVEEYFVKAYGAEHFRSISKALTRPSCYSCIRVNILKTTSDAVIEKLLAMQHGADGRSIDKDLIHKCPIPGLDYVVFVRGSGPHKIEYNYAPQQPFKEVIVSRKCAESVLRGAQVYVPGVLACSGHVEKGDRVAVSVAIEQPQPDGKWSTGITRGIVLRGSETDPQYIQRMGLYIGQGTTMLSRAGIFRALEGVAVSMSNTVFDLPSFNNVLEGEIFLQNLPSIVAAHALDPQRGERVLDMCAAPGGKTTAIAMLMRDEGEVVAADRSHNKVIDVQNLADEMGLKSIVTYKLDALKSVAKNIIDSTEDISTSKSSIVEEKLNNDISHGNGQIPIDTCNSKTKQRTKNGPGKNHFNGGRVEKSKGFAPNSFDRVLLDAPCSALGLRPRLFAGEETLESLRNHGKYQRRMFDQAVQLVRPGGVLVYSTCTINPGENEAVVRYALDTYKFLSLAPQHPKVGGSGLLGRCDLSDGYVEEWLRPGEEELVQRFDPSSSDTIGFFIAKFNVGCKDTS